One Nicotiana tomentosiformis chromosome 4, ASM39032v3, whole genome shotgun sequence genomic window carries:
- the LOC104104460 gene encoding psbP domain-containing protein 4, chloroplastic isoform X2 — translation MKKAGWRTYRRPDDKSGGHGVGWSPIIPYAFSVPDNWEEVPVSIADLGGTEIDLRFANPKEGRISVVVAPVKRFSDEIGEEATIEQIGPPDKVISAFGPEVIGESVEGKVLRAEVAEHSGRKYYQFELEPPHVMITATAAGNRLYLFNVTGNGLQWKKYYKDLRKIAESFRVV, via the exons ATGAAGAAG GCAGGTTGGAGGACATACCGAAGACCGGATGACAAGTCAGGTGGACATGGTGTTGGATGGAGTCCTATCATTCCTTATGCTTTTTCAGTGCCTGATAATTGGGAAGAG GTCCCTGTGTCAATTGCTGATCTAGGTGGTAcagagattgatttgaggtttgcgAACCCCAAAGAAGGGCGTATCTCTGTAGTTGTGGCTCCTGTTAAAAGATTTTCAGATG AAATTGGTGAAGAAGCCACCATAGAACAAATTGGACCTCCAGATAAAGTGATCAGCGCTTTTGGGCCTGAAGTCATTGGAGAGAGTGTGGAAGGTAAAGTCTTAAGAGCTGAAGTAGCAGAGCATTCAGGAAGAAAATATTACCAGTTCGAATTAGAGCCACCACACGTAATGATCACAGCAACAGCCGCCGGAAATCGCCTATACTTGTTCAATGTCACTGGAAATG GTCTTCAATGGAAAAAGTATTACAAAGATTTGAGAAAGATTGCTGAGTCTTTTAGGGTTGTCTGA
- the LOC104104458 gene encoding pentatricopeptide repeat-containing protein At1g08070, chloroplastic-like, producing MEQTLLQFLQKCKTSKQLKETHLQIIVNSLMNSNFIVPKLMSLSSNLISLDYTLDFFRTLQNPSLIVYNTLIKCFIGKTLKYALYTYSNMRISNIAPNSFTFTFLLRCFESFDSLEAGQVVHGHIVKLGFESSVFAKNTLMDFYAKCGGNLDSARKVFDEMPDRDVVSWNTMIGGYMIHGDQERALCLFEAMPERNVVTWNSVIAGLLKAGNMELARSVFKRMPEKNDVSWNTMISGCVKLSDIEAAIAVFDEMPEKSVISWTAMVSGYATIGDLQSARKMFDRIPAKNVVSWNALIAGYVNYHMFDEALSVFQHMLIDGNCKPNQTTLISILSACSHLGSHEHGKWIDSFIRKNKFDLSVPLGNALIDTFAKCGDMENAKAVFLRMAQRCIITWTTMISGLAVNGHCRDALELYEKMCLEGVEPDDVVFIAVLSACTHGGLLEEGKRVFDQMVKKFGIKPRIDHYGCMVDLLGRAGKFEEALSFIKSMHLEPNAVIWATLLSACKIHGNGELLDSLTRRILEQEPDNPSYLTLIMNLSSSIGRWQDALNFRRATRDKGIEKIPGCSSIQIGNSVHEFLAKDTKHSQRKEIYRVLGCLNGHLKLCEVE from the coding sequence ATGGAGCAAACATTGCTCCAATTTTTACAGAAATGCAAAACTAGCAAACAATTGAAAGAGACTCATCTTCAGATTATTGTAAATAGCCTCATGAATAGCAACTTTATAGTGCCAAAGCTTATGTCTTTATCCTCAAACCTTATTTCACTTGATTATACACTCGACTTTTTTAGAACATTACAAAATCCAAGTCTTATTGTATACAACACGTTGATTAAATGCTTCATAGGAAAGACACTGAAATATGCATTATATACTTATAGTAACATGAGGATATCAAATATTGCACCTAATAGTTTTACATTTACTTTTCTCTTGAGGTGTTTTGAGTCTTTTGACTCTTTAGAAGCTGGCCAAGTAGTGCATGGTCACATTGTGAAGTTGGGTTTTGAGTCTAGTGTGTTTGCTAAGAATACCCTTATGGATTTTTATGCTAAATGTGGTGGGAATTTAGACTCAGCTCGGaaggtgtttgatgaaatgcctgATCGGGATGTTGTTTCGTGGAACACGATGATTGGTGGTTATATGATTCATGGTGATCAAGAACGTGCCCTTTGTTTATTCGAGGCTATGCCCGAGAGGAATGTTGTTACGTGGAATTCGGTTATTGCTGGGCTATTGAAAGCAGGGAACATGGAGTTGGCTCGTTCTGTTTTTAAGCGTATGCCGGAGAAAAATGATGTTTCCTGGAACACAATGATTTCTGGATGTGTAAAGTTAAGTGACATAGAAGCTGCTATAGCTGTTTTTGATGAGATGCCGGAGAAAAGTGTAATTTCTTGGACTGCAATGGTGTCAGGATATGCTACAATTGGTGATCTTCAATCAGCAAGAAAGATGTTTGACCGAATACCAGCAAAAAATGTGGTTTCATGGAATGCCTTGATTGCTGGATATGTAAATTACCATATGTTTGATGAAGCTCTTTCAGTGTTTCAGCATATGTTGATCGATGGGAATTGCAAACCCAATCAGACCACTTTGATTAGTATACTCTCAGCTTGTTCACATTTGGGATCTCATGAGCATGGAAAATGGATCGATTCTTTTATAAGAAAGAACAAATTTGACTTATCAGTCCCACTAggaaatgctttaattgatacaTTTGCAAAATGTGGAGATATGGAAAATGCAAAAGCAGTTTTCTTAAGGATGGCTCAGAGATGCATAATTACTTGGACTACAATGATATCAGGATTAGCAGTGAATGGGCACTGCAGAGACGCCCTAGAACTATACGAAAAGATGTGCTTGGAGGGAGTAGAGCCGGATGATGTTGTATTTATTGCTGTTCTGTCAGCTTGCACTCACGGTGGGCTGCTGGAAGAAGGGAAAAGGGTATTTGACCAGATGGTGAAGAAGTTTGGCATTAAACCGCGGATTGATCATTATGGATGCATGGTTGATCTTCTTGGCCGAGCTGGAAAGTTTGAAGAAGCACTGAGTTTCATTAAGAGCATGCATTTGGAACCTAACGCAGTCATTTGGGCCACTTTACTTTCTGCTTGTAAAATTCATGGAAATGGGGAGTTGTTAGATTCCTTAACCCGGAGGATCCTGGAGCAAGAGCCTGACAACCCGAGTTATTTGACATTGATAATGAACTTAAGCTCTTCTATTGGGCGGTGGCAGGATGCCTTGAACTTCCGTAGAGCTACTAGAGACAAGGGAATAGAAAAAATTCCTGGTTGTAGCTCAATCCAAATAGGAAATAGTGTCCATGAGTTCTTAGCTAAAGATACAAAGCACTCACAAAGGAAGGAAATCTATAGAGTTTTAGGGTGTTTAAATGGACACTTAAAATTATGTGAGGTCGAATGA
- the LOC104104464 gene encoding peroxidase 43-like, whose protein sequence is MAALLCKRSAKSLIFSSIICFLIQITALNGQLRVGFYSQRCHNAESIVSSVVKEASQREPRMPAMLLRLHFHDCFVQGCDGSILIDNVKEAERNAFGHEGLGGFEEIEKAKTRLEAQCPGVVSCADIVALAARDAIVLAGGPFYEVETGRRDGRVSDLSLAAAMPDVDDSIDVLKGKFKNKGFTEKELVILSGAHTIGTTACFFMPRRLYNFTGRSDADPTINSKFLPELRSKCPKNGNINFRIPLDNASERKFDDQILHNIKNGFAVIASDARLYDDKITRAVIDSYLQRKKSIPNSPSFARDFGLTMIKLGRLDVKTGLVGEIRKVCNSFNKM, encoded by the exons ATGGCGGCATTATTGTGCAAGAGAAGTGCAAAGAGTTTAATTTTCAGTTCAATTATATGCTTCCTAATACAAATAACAGCTCTAAATGGACAACTTAGAGTTGGGTTTTATTCTCAAAGATGTCATAATGCAGAATCCATTGTTAGCTCTGTCGTAAAAGAAGCTTCCCAAAGAGAACCAAGAATGCCAGCCATGTTACTTAGACTCCATTTCCATGATTGCTTTGTTCAG GGTTGTGATGGATCAATTTTGATTGATAATGTTAAAGAAGCTGAAAGAAATGCATTTGGACACGAAGGACTTGGAGGATTTGAAGAGATCGAGAAAGCCAAAACTCGATTGGAAGCTCAATGCCCAGGGGTGGTTTCTTGTGCAGATATTGTTGCTTTAGCTGCTAGAGACGCTATCGTCTTG GCTGGCGGACCATTTTATGAAGTTGAGACAGGTAGAAGAGATGGTAGAGTATCCGATTTGTCTCTTGCAGCTGCAATGCCAGATGTGGATGACTCAATTGATGTTTTAAAAGGAAAATTCAAAAACAAAGGCTTCACTGAAAAAGAACTCGTCATTTTGAGTG GGGCACATACTATTGGCACAACAGCTTGTTTTTTCATGCCTCGAAGATTATACAATTTCACTGGAAGATCAGATGCAGATCCAACTATCAATTCTAAGTTCCTCCCAGAGTTAAGAAGCAAATGCCCCAAAAATGGAAACATAAATTTCAGAATACCTCTTGATAACGCAAGCGAACGAAAATTTGACGATCAGATTTTGCACAACATAAAGAATGGTTTCGCAGTTATAGCATCAGATGCAAGGCTTTATGACGACAAAATTACACGAGCAGTGATTGATTCTTATCTTCAGAGAAAGAAATCGATTCCTAATTCACCATCATTTGCAAGGGATTTTGGTTTAACCATGATAAAGTTAGGAAGGCTTGATGTCAAGACTGGATTAGTAGGAGAGATTAGAAAGGTTTGTAATTCTTTTAATAAAATGTAA
- the LOC104104463 gene encoding probable beta-1,4-xylosyltransferase IRX10, whose amino-acid sequence MNVEPSKRRRSRLSSPFPSSPFYSLSLPCSVATTMGSIHNSKSRLNSNTITPCTRTHQIGALALVITTFFLTRIFDQSFNRSSFSIPTTPYRSKNDVVRFSDSSSGSIFWPQRGYGTHLSLKIYVYDENEIDGLKHLLYGRDEKISPDSCLKGQWGTQVKIHRMLLQSRLRTRKKEEADLFFVPAYPKCVRVMGGLNDKEINQTYVKVLGQMPYFRLSGGRNHIFVFPSGAGAHLFKSWATYLNRSIILTPEGDRTDKRDTSAFNTWKDIIIPGNIDDGMTTHGSRLVEPLPLSKRKHLANYLGRAQGKVGRLQLIELAKQFPEKLECPELKFSGPDKLGRREYFEHLRIAKFCLAPRGESSWTLRFYESFFVECVPVILSDQAELPFQNVIDYTQISIKWPSTHIGTELLDYLESIPDKDVEEMIARGRKIRCLFAYTPESDSCSAFNAIMWELQRKVRQFHQSSETFWLHNRTIVNRDLVEFSKWKPPMPLP is encoded by the exons ATGAATGTTGAACCTAGCAAACGACGACGTTCGCGGCTTTCATCTCCATTTCCTTCTTCGCCTTTCTACTCACTGTCACTGCCCTGCTCAGTAGCAACAACGATGGGGAGCATACACAACAGCAAGAGCAGGCTCAACAGCAACACCATTACTCCCTGCACTCGCACACACCAGATCGGCGCTCTAGCTCTCGTTATCACCACCTTCTTCCTCACCAGAATCTTCGATCAGTCCTTCAATCGCTCCTCCTTCTCAATCCCTACTACTCCATACCGATCCAAAAACGACGTCGTAAGGTTCTCGGATTCATCAAGTGGGTCCATCTTCTGGCCGCAACGTGGGTATGGGACCCACCTTTCTTTGAAGATTTACGTGTATGATGAGAACGAGATTGATGGGTTGAAACACTTGTTGTATGGCCGTGATGAGAAGATTTCTCCTGATTCTTGCCTTAAAGGCCAATGGGGTACTCAG GTTAAGATACACAGGATGCTTTTGCAATCAAGGTTACGGACCAGAAAGAAAGAAGAGGCAGATCTTTTCTTTGTGCCTGCTTATCCTAAATGTGTTAGAGTGATGGGCGGCCTGAATGACAAAGAGATTAATCAGACTTATGTGAAG GTGTTAGGTCAAATGCCATATTTCAGGTTATCTGGTGGCCGCAACCACATATTTGTCTTCCCAAG TGGGGCTGGAGCACATTTATTTAAATCATGGGCGACATACTTGAATCGGTCTATAATTCTTACCCCTGAG GGGGATCGCACGGATAAAAGAGACACTAGTGCCTTTAATAcatggaaagatattataatcccTGGAAATATTGATGATGGGATGACTACTCATGGCTCTAGGCTAGTTGAGCCTTTGCCTTTGTCGAAGAGGAAACATTTAGCTAACTATTTAGGTCGAGCACAAGGAAAGGTGGGTCGCCTTCAGCTGATAGAGCTCGCGAAGCAATTCCCGGAGAAG TTGGAATGTCCAGAATTGAAATTCAGTGGTCCCGACAAGCTAGGAAGGAGGGAATATTTTGAACATCTCCGCATTGCCAAGTTCTGCCTGGCTCCACGTGGTGAATCATCATGGACGCTTCGCTTTTATGAATCCTTCTTTGTG GAATGTGTTCCAGTAATCCTATCAGATCAAGCAGAATTACCATTTCAGAATGTGATTGACTACACCCAGATATCAATCAAATGGCCATCCACTCATATAGGAACTGAACTTCTGGACTACCTAGAGTCAATACCTG aTAAAGACGTAGAAGAGATGATAGCTAGGGGTCGGAAGATCAGATGCTTATTCGCTTATACTCCCGAGTCTGACTCCTGCTCTGCGTTTAATGCAATTATGTGGGAACTACAGAGAAAAGTAAGGCAATTCCATCAGTCATCAGAAACTTTCTGGCTCCATAATAGAACTATAGTCAACAGAGATTTGGTGGAATTCAGCAAGTGGAAACCACCTATGCCTCTGCCTTGA
- the LOC104104459 gene encoding pentatricopeptide repeat-containing protein At3g21470, with protein MKNSHKNCQIQSSGLSSLNNITNPLTNWAYNIKNCVYQGKFKEALLIYNRNRVTGSSIVGAVPLVLKACAALSMLSLGKALHAESVKSGFDCNVMVGTALLDMYGKCGEIWSARKVFDYMPERNVITWNAMISGYMKGGGTKTAILLFENMSEKTIVTWNEMIDGYARNGDIVMARSFFNRVPDELRNVVTWSVMVDGYASNGDMDAARELFEVMPRRNFYVWSSMVSGYFKNGDVKSAKAIFDRMTMKNLVNWNSLICGYTQNGYCEEALEAFTKMQNEGFEPDEVTVVSVLSASAQLALLDVGKEIHEMIIRKGIELNQFVLNGLVDMYAKCGDLSNARLIFEGMLVKSDAAWNSLISGYASHGHCVEAINFFERMESSGVKPNDITFLSVLSACAHGGFVEEGLEIFSGMEKYGLKASIKHYGCLVDLLGRAGRLKEACELIKGMPVTPNDTVLGALLGACRVHSDTDVVENILKEVKKLSSSCNSSVDAHYVILSNIYAASERWEKAERMRFALSNKGSQKTPGCSVVMLDGPETNFM; from the coding sequence ATGAAAAACAGCCATAAGAATTGCCAAATTCAAAGTTCTGGATTGTCCTCGCTGAATAATATCACAAACCCATTAACAAATTGGGCTTATAACATAAAGAACTGCGTATATCAAGGAAAATTCAAAGAAGCCCTTTTAATATACAACCGTAATCGTGTTACTGGAAGTTCAATAGTGGGTGCTGTTCCTTTGGTGCTAAAGGCATGTGCTGCACTTTCAATGCTTAGCCTCGGCAAAGCTTTACATGCTGAATCTGTGAAATCAGGATTTGATTGTAATGTTATGGTGGGGACTGCATTGTTGGATATGTATGGGAAATGTGGAGAAATTTGGAGTGCCCGGAAGGTGTTTGATTATATGCCTGAAAGAAATGTGATAACATGGAATGCTATGATATCAGGATATATGAAAGGTGGTGGTACAAAGACTGCAATTTTGTTGTTTGAGAATATGTCTGAGAAGACAATTGTGACTTGGAATGAAATGATTGACGGGTATGCTAGAAATGGAGATATCGTGATGGCTAGGAGTTTTTTTAACCGGGTGCCGGATGAGTTGAGGAATGTAGTCACATGGAGTGTGATGGTTGATGGGTATGCTAGTAATGGAGATATGGATGCTGCAAGGGAACTGTTTGAGGTAATGCCAAGAAGAAATTTCTATGTCTGGTCGTCGATGGTTTCTGGGTATTTTAAGAATGGTGATGTTAAGAGTGCCAAGGCCATATTTGATAGGATGACTATGAAGAACTTGGTGAATTGGAATTCATTGATATGTGGTTATACACAGAATGGATACTGTGAAGAAGCCTTAGAAGCGTTTACTAAAATGCAAAATGAGGGGTTTGAACCGGATGAGGTTACTGTAGTTAGTGTTTTATCGGCTAGTGCACAGCTGGCTTTGCTGGATGTTGGCAAGGAAATACATGAAATGATAATTCGGAAAGGGATTGAATTGAATCAATTTGTTCTTAATGGGTTGGTTGATATGTATGCGAAATGTGGGGATTTAAGTAATGCCAGATTAATTTTTGAAGGAATGTTAGTTAAAAGTGATGCAGCTTGGAACTCGCTGATATCTGGTTATGCCTCTCATGGCCACTGTGTGGAGGCAATTAATTTCTTCGAGAGAATGGAGAGCTCAGGAGTGAAACCTAATGATATAACATTTCTTTCAGTGCTATCGGCTTGTGCCCATGGTGGATTCGTGGAGGAAGGTTTAGAGATTTTCTCCGGGATGGAGAAATATGGGTTGAAGGCAAGCATCAAGCATTATGGTTGTCTTGTTGACCTTTTGGGAAGGGCCGGAAGATTAAAGGAGGCTTGTGAATTGATAAAAGGCATGCCTGTCACACCAAATGACACAGTTTTAGGGGCTCTGCTTGGAGCATGCCGGGTTCACTCAGACACAGATGTGGTAGAAAACATTCTGAAAGAGGTTAAAAAATTGAGCTCCAGTTGCAATTCCAGTGTTGATGCACATTATGTGATTCTTTCTAATATATATGCTGCCTCTGAAAGATGGGAGAAGGCTGAAAGGATGAGGTTTGCCTTGTCAAATAAAGGGTCTCAAAAGACACCTGGGTGTAGTGTGGTCATGCTTGATGGACCGGAGACTAATTTTATGTAA
- the LOC104104460 gene encoding psbP domain-containing protein 4, chloroplastic isoform X1, translating to MGTFVYSSSCLSWKNNLSRQVISSHLVVPHGVTEKGCSRIKAAACSKEDVHVSQDCEKSAGSLNRRSTIVSGVSLISSVLLGFPGEGSAVVKQGLLAGRVPGLSEPDEEGWRTYRRPDDKSGGHGVGWSPIIPYAFSVPDNWEEVPVSIADLGGTEIDLRFANPKEGRISVVVAPVKRFSDEIGEEATIEQIGPPDKVISAFGPEVIGESVEGKVLRAEVAEHSGRKYYQFELEPPHVMITATAAGNRLYLFNVTGNGLQWKKYYKDLRKIAESFRVV from the exons ATGGGAACATTTGTATACAGCAGCAGTTGCCTTTCTTGGAAAAACAATCTGAGCAGACAGGTGATTTCATCTCACCTAGTAGTTCCTCATGGTGTCACAGAAAAAGGGTGTTCAAGAATTAAGGCTGCTGCTTGTTCCAAAGAAGATGTGCATGTGAGTCAGGATTGTGAAAAATCTGCAGGCTCATTGAATAGGAGGTCAACTATTGTATCTGGAGTCTCTTTGATTTCATCAGTCCTGCTTGGTTTTCCTGGAGAGGGATCTGCTGTGGTGAAACAAGGCCTCCTAGCAGGGAGAGTTCCTGGACTTTCTGAACCAGATGAAGAAG GTTGGAGGACATACCGAAGACCGGATGACAAGTCAGGTGGACATGGTGTTGGATGGAGTCCTATCATTCCTTATGCTTTTTCAGTGCCTGATAATTGGGAAGAG GTCCCTGTGTCAATTGCTGATCTAGGTGGTAcagagattgatttgaggtttgcgAACCCCAAAGAAGGGCGTATCTCTGTAGTTGTGGCTCCTGTTAAAAGATTTTCAGATG AAATTGGTGAAGAAGCCACCATAGAACAAATTGGACCTCCAGATAAAGTGATCAGCGCTTTTGGGCCTGAAGTCATTGGAGAGAGTGTGGAAGGTAAAGTCTTAAGAGCTGAAGTAGCAGAGCATTCAGGAAGAAAATATTACCAGTTCGAATTAGAGCCACCACACGTAATGATCACAGCAACAGCCGCCGGAAATCGCCTATACTTGTTCAATGTCACTGGAAATG GTCTTCAATGGAAAAAGTATTACAAAGATTTGAGAAAGATTGCTGAGTCTTTTAGGGTTGTCTGA